One region of bacterium genomic DNA includes:
- the def gene encoding peptide deformylase has product MSVRPIRLYPDPVLRVDCSEVTAFAQDLRKLAEDMVETMHAAIGVGLAAPQIGVEKRLVVVDATGGEDPDAELILVNPVLSNETGTDHLAEGCLSIPGFTEKVDRPLEVHVRAQNLEGETIEFDAEDLLARVICHEIDHLNGVLFVDHLTGLRKEKAKRHLRRLREEEALVL; this is encoded by the coding sequence ATGAGCGTGCGCCCGATTCGCCTCTACCCGGACCCAGTCCTCCGAGTGGACTGCTCCGAGGTCACCGCCTTCGCTCAAGATCTGCGCAAGCTGGCAGAGGACATGGTCGAGACCATGCACGCCGCCATCGGCGTCGGCCTGGCCGCGCCCCAGATCGGAGTGGAGAAGCGCCTGGTCGTAGTCGATGCCACCGGCGGAGAGGATCCGGATGCCGAGCTGATCTTGGTCAACCCCGTGCTCAGCAACGAGACCGGCACCGATCATCTGGCCGAGGGCTGCCTTTCGATCCCCGGCTTTACCGAGAAAGTCGATCGGCCCCTCGAAGTCCACGTGCGCGCGCAGAATCTCGAGGGCGAGACGATCGAGTTCGACGCCGAAGATCTCCTCGCTCGCGTGATCTGCCACGAAATCGACCACCTGAACGGTGTCCTGTTCGTCGATCATCTGACGGGACTGCGGAAAGAGAAGGCCAAACGACACCTCCGCCGCCTGCGAGAGGAAGAGGCGCTGGTTCTTTGA
- a CDS encoding cyclic nucleotide-binding domain-containing protein, protein MALKDWLNSMTSAAGKASSRSSASDEDLSIDDLITLERYDEALVRLKNRVSKNKGDYRSRIRLADLYLKTSKPTEAIEEYLSVADRYTAEGFFDKGYALVAKLARMIPHEEKLQAKMAAIQRAKKLEHRRQVIVGALGTVAWAVEIRQHWSDLIQGPLVEVLSRDQLKRVFPLFQIQRLQEGDVLVERGASRETLFVILTGELAAEVELATGNATDLRTFRGGDLVGERALLKRMPWPATYRAKVATKVLGLSREGLEKSLLGEEDPRGFLNALRMQELDAEVADSVSKLKAAETS, encoded by the coding sequence TTGGCACTGAAAGACTGGCTCAACAGCATGACCTCGGCCGCCGGCAAGGCGAGCTCGCGATCGAGCGCCTCCGACGAAGATCTGAGCATCGATGACCTGATCACCCTCGAGCGTTACGACGAGGCGCTGGTCCGGCTCAAGAACCGGGTCTCCAAGAACAAGGGCGACTATCGCTCTAGAATCCGACTGGCTGACCTCTACCTGAAGACCTCGAAGCCGACCGAGGCGATCGAGGAGTACCTCTCGGTCGCCGACCGCTACACCGCCGAGGGTTTTTTCGACAAGGGCTACGCCCTGGTGGCGAAGCTGGCTCGGATGATCCCCCATGAGGAGAAGCTCCAGGCCAAGATGGCGGCGATTCAAAGGGCCAAGAAGCTCGAGCATCGGCGTCAGGTGATTGTCGGCGCCCTGGGGACCGTGGCCTGGGCTGTGGAAATCCGCCAGCATTGGTCCGACCTCATTCAGGGGCCGTTGGTCGAAGTGCTCTCTCGGGACCAGCTCAAGAGAGTCTTTCCGCTGTTTCAGATTCAGCGCCTGCAGGAAGGTGACGTTCTGGTCGAGCGGGGAGCGTCGAGAGAAACGCTCTTCGTGATTCTGACCGGTGAGCTGGCCGCCGAGGTGGAGCTCGCGACCGGCAACGCCACCGACCTGCGAACGTTTCGCGGCGGCGACCTGGTCGGTGAGCGCGCACTTCTCAAGCGCATGCCCTGGCCGGCGACCTATCGCGCCAAGGTGGCGACCAAGGTCCTCGGTCTCAGCCGCGAGGGTCTCGAGAAGTCCCTGCTCGGCGAAGAGGACCCGCGGGGCTTCCTCAATGCGCTCCGGATGCAAGAGCTCGACGCCGAGGTCGCCGACTCGGTGAGCAAGCTCAAAGCAGCCGAGACCTCATGA
- a CDS encoding polymer-forming cytoskeletal protein, which yields MESNQPAAAMRPNPTRASQPEASGTTQVAKGSKFRGEITGSSDLVIAGEVDGKLIVKGTVTIQASGYVSGEIKARTVKVGGRVKGNVAGSEMIEILGQGSVQGDVKSPRVVIADGAFFKGKVEMGSEA from the coding sequence ATGGAATCAAATCAGCCTGCCGCGGCCATGCGGCCCAATCCGACACGTGCTTCCCAGCCCGAGGCTTCGGGCACCACTCAGGTCGCCAAGGGATCGAAGTTTCGCGGCGAGATTACCGGTAGTAGCGACCTGGTGATCGCCGGCGAGGTCGACGGCAAGCTGATCGTGAAGGGGACGGTCACGATTCAAGCCAGCGGTTACGTGAGCGGGGAGATCAAAGCGCGCACCGTCAAGGTGGGCGGCCGAGTCAAAGGCAACGTGGCCGGATCCGAGATGATCGAGATTCTCGGCCAGGGCAGCGTCCAGGGCGACGTCAAATCGCCTCGAGTCGTGATTGCCGACGGCGCCTTCTTCAAAGGCAAAGTGGAAATGGGCAGCGAGGCCTGA
- a CDS encoding RluA family pseudouridine synthase — protein MQADRWKSSPSAAGQRLDVYLAKVYKTSRSQAARWIQDGLVALGEKDAKPGLKLEGGEWISCEPRAPSQDGRVEPEEGPLEVLFEDDHIVVLDKPAELAVHTGAGRSSGTLANRLLAAYPEMAAVGGPGRPGIVHRLDLGTSGVLVAARTAEAHRTLAEAFAERAVRKKYLAIVFGTPPNGEGTITAPIARHPQRRKEMTVLLTGRPAETGYRVLASAAGLSFLELAPVSGRTHQIRVHLKHIRHPIVGDPVYGEARWKDLPRARQRPLREFERPALHAWRLEFRHPLSHQPCRFEAPLAADMAELWSEATGAEVPGHSQA, from the coding sequence TTGCAGGCTGATCGCTGGAAGTCGTCGCCCTCGGCAGCCGGGCAACGGCTCGACGTCTACCTCGCCAAGGTCTACAAGACCAGCCGAAGCCAGGCGGCGCGCTGGATCCAGGACGGGCTGGTGGCTCTCGGCGAAAAGGACGCCAAGCCGGGTCTCAAGCTCGAGGGCGGCGAGTGGATCTCCTGTGAGCCGCGCGCTCCCAGCCAAGACGGTCGAGTCGAGCCGGAGGAGGGACCGCTCGAAGTGCTGTTCGAGGACGACCACATCGTCGTCCTCGACAAGCCGGCCGAGCTGGCGGTCCACACGGGCGCTGGAAGATCCTCCGGGACGCTGGCGAACCGGCTACTGGCCGCGTATCCCGAGATGGCCGCGGTCGGAGGACCCGGCCGACCCGGTATCGTGCATCGCCTCGACCTCGGGACCAGCGGCGTCTTGGTGGCTGCGCGCACGGCGGAAGCCCACCGGACTCTCGCCGAAGCCTTTGCCGAGCGCGCGGTCCGCAAGAAGTACCTGGCGATCGTTTTCGGAACTCCGCCGAACGGAGAGGGCACGATCACCGCGCCGATCGCGCGCCACCCGCAGCGACGCAAGGAGATGACCGTACTGCTCACCGGGCGGCCGGCCGAAACCGGCTATCGGGTACTGGCTTCCGCCGCAGGCCTCTCCTTTCTGGAGCTGGCTCCGGTCAGCGGTCGTACCCACCAGATTCGGGTCCATCTCAAGCACATCCGGCACCCGATCGTCGGCGATCCGGTCTACGGCGAGGCGCGCTGGAAAGACCTCCCGAGGGCGCGGCAGAGGCCGCTCAGGGAGTTCGAGCGGCCGGCTCTTCACGCCTGGCGGCTCGAGTTCCGTCACCCACTCTCCCACCAGCCGTGCCGCTTCGAGGCACCGCTGGCCGCGGACATGGCCGAGCTGTGGTCGGAGGCCACCGGGGCGGAAGTGCCAGGACACTCGCAAGCCTAG
- the lspA gene encoding signal peptidase II, giving the protein MLETRPSSRKQTYLLLALAVFVLDQWTKWWIEANLALHRPLEVIPGFLNLTHVQNPGVAFGLFAGFDSPVRTLLLSALGVAALGVVAFYYVRIDSSQRLLLVALTLIVGGAVGNLTDRLLSGSVTDFIDAYFQSYHWHTFNVADSAITIGVMLILWDSFRPGAGKESPEETVAG; this is encoded by the coding sequence ATGCTTGAAACACGACCGAGCTCTCGCAAGCAGACCTACCTGCTTCTCGCCCTGGCCGTCTTCGTGCTCGACCAGTGGACGAAGTGGTGGATCGAAGCCAACCTGGCGCTTCACCGCCCGCTAGAGGTCATCCCCGGGTTCCTCAATCTCACTCACGTCCAGAATCCCGGTGTCGCCTTCGGTCTCTTTGCGGGTTTCGACAGCCCGGTTCGCACCCTGCTCTTGAGTGCGCTGGGAGTGGCCGCGCTCGGTGTCGTGGCCTTCTACTATGTTCGCATCGACTCCAGTCAGCGCCTGCTTCTGGTAGCGCTGACTCTCATTGTCGGCGGCGCGGTCGGCAACCTCACCGACCGCCTTCTCTCGGGCAGCGTGACGGACTTCATCGACGCCTACTTCCAGAGCTATCACTGGCACACCTTCAACGTCGCCGACAGCGCGATTACGATCGGAGTCATGCTGATTCTGTGGGACTCATTTCGGCCCGGTGCCGGGAAAGAGAGCCCCGAGGAGACCGTTGCAGGCTGA
- a CDS encoding thiamine phosphate synthase, translating into MKRVPRLMAIRGLDSTGELSRWAAQLARAGVDGIQIRDRTASDRSIFEHCSSVMAALAALDELDQLPGATSLLVNRRPDIAAAVGAAGVHLPARGLPIRAVRKAFGEDFLIGRSTHSPGEVAEAARDGADYVVFGPVYSTPEKLRFGPPRGLAELAQACAVGIPVLAIGGIDRERLAEVASAGAWGAAAIRMFDRPEEATELVEVAMRQFAPAAHSETVPNA; encoded by the coding sequence ATGAAGCGAGTCCCCCGCCTGATGGCGATCCGCGGCCTGGACTCGACAGGCGAGTTGAGCCGCTGGGCGGCGCAGCTGGCGCGGGCCGGCGTCGACGGGATTCAGATTCGAGACCGAACCGCTTCTGATCGTTCGATCTTCGAGCACTGCAGTTCTGTGATGGCCGCGCTGGCTGCTCTGGATGAGCTGGATCAGCTGCCGGGGGCCACCAGCCTGCTCGTCAACCGCCGTCCCGACATCGCCGCCGCCGTCGGCGCGGCCGGGGTCCACCTGCCGGCTCGAGGCCTGCCGATCCGAGCCGTGCGCAAGGCCTTCGGCGAGGACTTCCTCATCGGTCGCTCCACCCATTCTCCGGGCGAGGTGGCCGAGGCCGCGCGCGACGGCGCCGACTACGTGGTCTTCGGCCCGGTCTATTCGACGCCCGAAAAGCTCCGATTCGGACCTCCTCGAGGCCTCGCCGAGCTCGCCCAGGCCTGCGCCGTCGGAATCCCGGTGCTGGCAATCGGTGGGATCGACCGGGAGCGCCTCGCCGAGGTAGCCTCGGCCGGTGCCTGGGGAGCGGCCGCCATCCGGATGTTCGATCGGCCGGAGGAAGCTACCGAGCTGGTCGAGGTAGCTATGCGACAATTCGCGCCCGCCGCGCATTCTGAGACCGTGCCCAATGCTTGA
- the ald gene encoding alanine dehydrogenase — translation MIVGVPKEVKDHEYRVGMIPAGAKALTMEGHRVLIEKDAGAGSGILDEEYEDAGAEIVADADAVWGTADMVVKVKEPIAVEYSRMREEQVLFTYLHLAPLPELTDALLEKRVTGIAYETITDRNGYLPLLTPMSEVAGRMAVLVGAYYLQRPYGGRGTLLSGVPGVPPGDVVIIGGGIVGLNAAKIALGLGANVTILETSIGRMRELDNIFHGRVNTVASNHHNLVSGMQRADILVGAVLIPGRSAPKLVTREDLRHMKPRSVIVDVAVDQGGCFETTRPTTHSEPVYDVDGVLHYCVANMPGAVPRTSTFALVNATLPYTLALAAKGVREAVAENRGLYEGVNTYGGHITCQPVAESQDRPHESLEALL, via the coding sequence ATGATCGTCGGGGTTCCCAAAGAGGTCAAAGACCACGAGTACCGGGTCGGCATGATCCCGGCCGGCGCGAAGGCGCTGACCATGGAGGGTCACAGGGTACTGATCGAGAAGGACGCAGGCGCCGGTAGCGGCATCCTCGATGAGGAGTACGAAGACGCGGGCGCGGAGATCGTCGCCGACGCTGATGCAGTCTGGGGCACGGCCGACATGGTCGTCAAGGTCAAGGAGCCCATCGCGGTCGAGTACTCGCGCATGCGCGAGGAGCAGGTTCTCTTCACCTATCTTCACCTGGCGCCGCTGCCCGAGCTCACCGACGCGCTCTTGGAGAAACGGGTCACCGGCATCGCCTACGAGACCATCACTGACCGCAACGGCTACCTGCCGCTGCTGACGCCGATGTCCGAAGTCGCGGGTCGGATGGCGGTTCTGGTGGGCGCCTACTATCTGCAGCGCCCCTACGGCGGTCGCGGGACCCTCCTTTCGGGCGTACCCGGCGTACCACCGGGCGACGTCGTCATCATCGGCGGCGGCATCGTGGGACTGAACGCGGCCAAGATCGCGCTCGGACTCGGCGCTAACGTCACCATTCTCGAGACCAGCATCGGGCGCATGCGGGAGCTGGACAACATCTTCCACGGCCGGGTCAACACGGTCGCAAGCAACCACCACAACCTGGTTTCGGGCATGCAGCGCGCGGACATTCTCGTCGGCGCGGTGCTGATCCCGGGAAGATCTGCGCCCAAGCTCGTGACCCGTGAGGACCTGCGTCACATGAAGCCCCGATCGGTGATCGTCGACGTCGCGGTCGACCAGGGGGGGTGCTTCGAGACCACGCGCCCAACGACGCATTCAGAACCGGTCTACGACGTCGACGGCGTCCTGCACTACTGCGTCGCCAACATGCCCGGAGCGGTCCCGCGGACCTCGACCTTTGCGCTGGTCAACGCGACCCTTCCATACACGCTGGCGCTGGCGGCCAAGGGCGTGCGCGAGGCGGTGGCGGAGAATCGGGGCCTCTACGAAGGTGTCAACACCTACGGCGGTCACATCACCTGCCAACCGGTCGCGGAGTCGCAGGATCGCCCCCACGAGTCTCTCGAGGCGTTGCTCTAA
- a CDS encoding oligopeptide transporter, OPT family: MSDSSHTSHASQASRASKGLSVKAYKPLGPDESYDPFVPAVETPSEFTGKAIVAGILFGIVFGAANAYLGLRVGLTISTSIPVAVITVAAFRLLKGVGIQGSILEANLSQTVGSASSSVASGVIFTLPALFLWGLAPSLLQMTLLAMCGGLLGVLFMVPLRQFLIQREHGNLPYPEGTACAEVLVASEAGGSRAHDVFKGLAVGAAFKALVGWAKALPSSVHFHVPFLRKGELGFEVSAALFGVGYILGPRIAAVMVGGGLLSWLVIIPAIDWWGASLTAPFYPETELIIREMTPRLIWTRYVRYIGAGAVATGGLITLLRSLPMMIESFKIGSRQMRERLAARGLEIPRTAQDLPLRVIGIGAGAIALVLALVPAVFSSLPSFLPRAVAAILVVIAAFFFVTVSSRIVGLVGVTSNPTSGMTIATLLATSGVFLIMDWTGDAGKAGALTVGCVVAIAASIAGDTSQDLKTGFLLGATPRRQQTGELIGVLTSAVFVCLAVILLDRAYGFGTTELPAPQATLMSLVIEGVLQSSLPWGLVGIGVGIALVAEAFKIPSLPFAVGVYLPVSTMVPLFFGGLLRWRAEGSASSEAEASSRRERGILFGSGLVGGEGLLGVAIAAVAFTRGSPPAGIGFEWAGAAAPWLATAAMVALGYYLWRVANAGSLDDGGEDA, from the coding sequence ATGAGCGATTCGAGTCATACGAGTCACGCGAGCCAGGCGAGCCGAGCGAGCAAGGGCCTTAGCGTCAAGGCCTACAAGCCGCTGGGTCCAGATGAGAGTTACGATCCGTTTGTTCCGGCGGTCGAGACTCCGTCGGAGTTCACTGGCAAGGCGATCGTCGCCGGCATCCTCTTCGGGATCGTTTTCGGCGCCGCGAACGCCTATCTGGGCTTGCGCGTGGGGCTGACCATTTCGACGTCCATCCCGGTGGCCGTGATCACGGTTGCGGCTTTTCGCCTGCTCAAAGGCGTCGGCATCCAGGGGTCGATTCTCGAGGCCAATCTCTCGCAGACCGTAGGCTCTGCTTCGAGCTCGGTCGCCAGCGGAGTCATCTTCACCCTGCCGGCGCTCTTCCTCTGGGGCCTGGCCCCGTCTCTCTTGCAGATGACGCTGCTGGCGATGTGCGGCGGCCTGCTGGGAGTCTTGTTCATGGTGCCGCTGCGCCAGTTCCTGATTCAGCGCGAGCACGGCAACTTGCCGTACCCCGAGGGCACGGCCTGTGCCGAGGTGCTGGTCGCGAGCGAGGCTGGCGGCAGCCGCGCCCATGACGTCTTCAAGGGCCTGGCCGTGGGTGCGGCGTTCAAGGCGCTCGTTGGCTGGGCCAAGGCCCTGCCCAGTTCGGTGCACTTCCACGTTCCCTTCCTGCGCAAGGGCGAGCTGGGTTTCGAGGTGTCGGCGGCGCTCTTCGGCGTCGGCTATATCCTGGGGCCCCGGATCGCGGCGGTCATGGTCGGGGGCGGACTCCTGTCCTGGCTGGTGATCATCCCCGCCATCGACTGGTGGGGAGCCAGCCTGACCGCGCCGTTCTATCCAGAGACCGAGCTCATCATTCGCGAGATGACTCCGCGGCTCATCTGGACTCGCTACGTGCGCTATATCGGAGCCGGGGCGGTCGCGACCGGCGGTTTGATCACCCTGCTGCGAAGCCTGCCCATGATGATCGAGAGCTTCAAGATCGGCAGCCGGCAGATGCGCGAGCGCCTGGCCGCAAGGGGCCTGGAGATTCCCAGAACCGCGCAAGACCTGCCGCTTCGGGTGATCGGCATCGGCGCCGGGGCCATCGCTCTGGTTCTCGCCCTCGTGCCGGCGGTGTTCTCGTCGCTGCCGAGCTTCCTGCCGCGGGCCGTGGCCGCGATATTGGTCGTCATCGCGGCCTTCTTCTTCGTGACGGTGTCGTCGCGCATCGTCGGACTTGTCGGAGTCACGTCGAATCCGACCAGCGGCATGACGATCGCGACTCTTCTCGCGACCTCGGGCGTCTTCTTGATCATGGACTGGACCGGAGACGCGGGCAAGGCCGGGGCGCTCACCGTCGGCTGCGTGGTGGCGATCGCCGCCTCGATCGCCGGCGATACCTCGCAGGATCTCAAGACCGGATTTCTGCTCGGCGCGACGCCGCGGCGCCAGCAGACGGGCGAGCTGATCGGCGTCTTGACCTCGGCCGTATTCGTCTGCCTCGCGGTAATCCTGCTGGATCGAGCCTACGGCTTCGGAACCACCGAGCTGCCGGCGCCACAGGCCACCCTGATGAGCCTGGTGATCGAGGGCGTTCTGCAAAGCTCCCTGCCCTGGGGGTTGGTCGGCATCGGAGTGGGGATCGCGCTCGTTGCCGAGGCCTTCAAGATTCCCAGCCTGCCGTTCGCGGTCGGGGTCTACCTGCCGGTCTCGACCATGGTGCCGCTGTTCTTCGGTGGCTTGCTCCGGTGGCGCGCCGAAGGCAGCGCGTCGAGCGAAGCCGAGGCGTCGTCCAGAAGGGAGCGCGGCATTCTCTTCGGATCCGGTCTGGTGGGCGGAGAAGGCCTGCTGGGCGTCGCCATCGCGGCGGTGGCTTTCACACGCGGCTCGCCTCCCGCCGGAATCGGTTTCGAGTGGGCCGGCGCCGCGGCGCCCTGGCTGGCGACCGCTGCCATGGTCGCTCTCGGCTATTACCTCTGGCGCGTGGCGAACGCCGGGTCGTTGGATGACGGCGGGGAAGACGCCTAG
- a CDS encoding glutaminyl-peptide cyclotransferase produces MTRWLWLLPVAVALAVWFGTSGNLARPTPGAGTPVAATVRDPESTPARGASGEGPASAATAPARLRVSVVARYAHDPGAFTQGLLWHGGKLYESTGQYGESRLRRWDLESGEVEQEISLEPSLFGEGLALVDSDSGRELIWLTWKAGRALRFDLGDFASLGEFSYESEGWGLTLCHGELYRSDGTATLWRHDPETFAVRGRFQVLLEGVPVELLNELECTPRGILANVLYRDQILRIDPRSGRVTATIDAGGLRAPGGRVAFEVLNGIAYRPETDTVLLTGKYWPWLFEVVLEKG; encoded by the coding sequence TTGACTCGCTGGCTCTGGTTGCTGCCGGTGGCGGTGGCGTTGGCGGTCTGGTTCGGGACTTCCGGAAATCTGGCGAGACCGACGCCCGGCGCCGGGACTCCGGTTGCTGCCACGGTTCGGGATCCGGAGTCGACCCCGGCTCGGGGCGCCTCGGGAGAAGGGCCCGCGAGCGCGGCGACGGCTCCAGCCAGGCTGCGGGTCTCGGTGGTGGCTCGGTACGCGCACGATCCCGGCGCCTTCACCCAGGGGCTGCTCTGGCATGGAGGCAAGCTCTACGAATCGACCGGACAATACGGTGAGTCGCGCTTGCGCCGCTGGGATCTCGAGAGCGGAGAGGTCGAACAGGAGATCTCGCTGGAGCCGAGCCTGTTCGGCGAGGGATTGGCGCTCGTCGATTCCGATTCCGGACGCGAGTTGATCTGGTTGACCTGGAAGGCGGGGCGCGCCCTTCGCTTCGACCTCGGCGATTTCGCCAGTCTCGGAGAATTCTCCTACGAAAGCGAGGGCTGGGGACTGACGCTCTGCCACGGCGAGCTCTACCGCAGCGACGGGACCGCGACGCTCTGGCGGCACGACCCGGAGACATTCGCGGTCCGCGGCCGGTTTCAAGTGTTGCTCGAGGGAGTCCCTGTCGAGCTTCTGAATGAGCTCGAGTGCACGCCACGGGGGATCCTGGCCAACGTCCTGTACCGCGACCAGATTCTGCGCATCGACCCGCGCTCCGGTCGGGTGACCGCGACCATCGACGCCGGCGGTCTGCGGGCGCCGGGGGGGCGGGTTGCCTTTGAGGTCCTCAACGGCATCGCCTACCGGCCCGAGACCGACACCGTGCTCCTGACCGGCAAGTACTGGCCCTGGCTCTTCGAGGTCGTTCTCGAAAAGGGGTAG
- a CDS encoding cysteine--tRNA ligase, with protein MRAERPRPSFYNTLGRRLEALETVRADEVRLYTCGPTVYDHAHIGNLRTFVYEDILRRSLRYLGYEVLQVMNVTDVDDKTIERARERGLSLEDYTRPFIESFFEDLETLHVEPAECYPKATEHVAEMISLVERLVEKGYAYESEGSIFFRISEDDDYGRLSGFDLDQVRPGERVADDEYSKEDPRDFVLWKGAKPEEPHWDSPWGPGRPGWHLECSAMSMKYLGETFDIHCGGVDNIFPHHENEIAQSESATGKPFANYWLHSEHLIVDGEKMSKSLGNFYTLKELLEKGAEPRALRYMLLSVHYRKKLNFTFAGLDDAAAALRRVDQMRFALEHAVEGVAVAAQEDVAADAPSPPVLLSEATNPPAVDPRSPSSEAKGVDRRLPAAIARLDTDFAAALADDLNVSKALASVFDLVRAVNKAIE; from the coding sequence GTGAGAGCCGAGCGGCCGCGCCCCAGCTTCTACAACACCCTCGGTCGGCGGCTCGAGGCTCTGGAGACGGTCCGAGCCGACGAGGTCAGGCTCTACACCTGTGGCCCCACGGTGTACGACCATGCCCACATAGGCAACCTCAGGACGTTCGTCTACGAAGACATTCTGCGTCGCAGCCTGCGCTATCTGGGCTACGAAGTGCTTCAGGTGATGAACGTCACCGACGTCGACGACAAGACGATCGAGCGCGCGCGAGAACGGGGCCTCTCGCTCGAGGACTACACCCGGCCGTTCATCGAGTCCTTTTTCGAAGACCTCGAGACCCTCCACGTCGAGCCGGCCGAGTGCTATCCCAAGGCCACCGAGCACGTCGCCGAGATGATCTCGCTGGTCGAACGGCTGGTCGAGAAGGGCTACGCCTACGAGAGCGAGGGCTCGATCTTCTTCCGGATCTCGGAGGACGACGACTACGGGCGACTCTCCGGCTTCGACCTCGACCAGGTTCGCCCGGGGGAGCGGGTCGCGGACGACGAGTACAGCAAGGAGGACCCCCGGGATTTCGTCCTGTGGAAGGGCGCCAAGCCCGAGGAGCCCCACTGGGACTCGCCTTGGGGCCCGGGCCGGCCGGGCTGGCACCTCGAGTGCTCGGCCATGAGCATGAAGTACCTGGGCGAGACCTTCGACATTCATTGCGGTGGGGTGGACAACATCTTTCCTCATCACGAAAATGAGATCGCCCAAAGCGAATCGGCAACCGGCAAGCCGTTCGCCAATTACTGGCTGCATTCGGAGCACCTGATCGTCGACGGCGAGAAGATGTCGAAGTCGCTCGGGAACTTCTACACCTTGAAAGAACTGCTCGAGAAAGGCGCCGAGCCGCGGGCGCTTCGATACATGCTGCTCTCGGTGCACTATCGCAAGAAGCTCAACTTCACCTTCGCCGGCCTCGACGACGCGGCCGCCGCGCTGCGCCGGGTCGACCAGATGCGCTTCGCCCTCGAGCATGCGGTGGAGGGTGTAGCGGTCGCCGCGCAAGAGGATGTAGCGGCCGACGCCCCATCCCCGCCTGTCCTTCTGAGCGAAGCGACGAATCCCCCAGCGGTCGACCCCCGCTCGCCCTCGAGCGAAGCGAAGGGTGTCGACCGTCGACTCCCCGCCGCGATCGCCCGGCTCGACACCGACTTCGCCGCCGCGCTCGCCGACGACCTCAACGTCTCGAAGGCTCTGGCCTCGGTCTTCGACTTGGTGCGCGCGGTCAACAAGGCCATCGAG